From Halotia branconii CENA392, the proteins below share one genomic window:
- a CDS encoding cytochrome P450, whose translation MQLPNTLTTPAFLQKLQWVLDPVGFMENAAQQYPEIFTAEVVGFGNTVVFVHHPATIQEILTDDRKKFAALGGVNKILHPFLGSYSLILLDGNQHKRQRQLVTPSFHGERMQAYGQLISNLTEKVFSQLPIGEPFIARNVTQEISLQVILQAVFGLHEGERFQKLKHLLTLLLDLFKSPLTSSLFFFSFLQKDFGAWSPWGKFLRDRQKIDELLYAEIAERRAKPDSERIDILSLLISARDEAGQAMTDQELRDQLMTLILAGYETTATAIAWALYWIHYLPQVREKLLQELDTLGQFPDPMKIFQLPYLTAVCNETLRIYPIVMFSFPRIVQEPCELLGHPLETGTVLLASIYLTHQREDLYPQPKQFKPERFLKQQFSPYEFMPFGGGVRRCMGEALAQFEMKLVLATILSRYQLTLVDRRPEKPQRRGFALAPANGVKMVITGQRVNQKSLENIATTSAL comes from the coding sequence ATGCAATTACCGAACACTCTGACAACTCCTGCTTTTCTCCAAAAACTCCAATGGGTTTTAGACCCTGTAGGATTTATGGAAAATGCAGCTCAGCAATATCCTGAGATTTTTACTGCTGAAGTAGTTGGTTTTGGAAACACTGTAGTATTCGTACATCATCCTGCAACTATTCAGGAAATTTTAACTGATGATCGTAAAAAATTTGCTGCCCTTGGCGGGGTAAACAAAATTTTACATCCCTTTCTTGGAAGCTATTCACTCATATTATTAGATGGCAATCAGCATAAACGGCAACGACAATTAGTAACACCCTCGTTTCATGGAGAAAGGATGCAAGCCTATGGTCAGTTAATCTCTAATCTGACCGAAAAAGTCTTTAGTCAGCTACCAATAGGTGAGCCTTTTATCGCTCGGAATGTTACACAGGAGATATCTCTTCAAGTTATTTTGCAAGCTGTTTTTGGTCTTCATGAAGGAGAAAGATTTCAAAAACTTAAGCACCTACTGACGTTGTTATTGGATCTTTTTAAGTCACCACTCACTTCTAGCTTATTCTTTTTCTCATTTCTGCAAAAAGATTTTGGAGCTTGGAGTCCTTGGGGAAAGTTTTTGCGCGATCGCCAAAAAATTGATGAATTGCTATATGCTGAAATTGCTGAACGCAGAGCAAAACCAGATTCAGAACGCATCGATATTCTTTCTTTATTGATATCAGCTAGAGATGAAGCTGGTCAAGCAATGACAGATCAGGAGTTGCGCGATCAGTTAATGACGCTAATACTAGCCGGATATGAAACTACAGCAACAGCAATCGCTTGGGCATTGTACTGGATTCATTATTTGCCTCAAGTCCGTGAAAAATTGCTTCAAGAACTGGATACTTTGGGTCAATTTCCAGACCCCATGAAGATTTTCCAATTACCTTATCTCACGGCTGTCTGTAATGAAACCTTGCGAATTTACCCTATTGTAATGTTCTCGTTCCCCAGGATAGTGCAAGAACCTTGTGAACTGCTAGGACATCCTTTAGAGACTGGTACAGTACTGCTTGCCAGCATTTATCTAACTCATCAACGTGAAGATTTATATCCGCAACCAAAGCAGTTTAAGCCAGAACGCTTTCTAAAACAGCAGTTTTCTCCCTATGAATTTATGCCTTTTGGTGGAGGAGTACGTCGCTGTATGGGTGAAGCTTTGGCTCAGTTTGAAATGAAATTAGTTTTAGCAACTATCCTGTCGCGCTATCAGCTCACGTTAGTTGATCGACGACCAGAAAAACCTCAGCGTCGAGGTTTTGCCCTTGCACCTGCAAATGGAGTCAAAATGGTAATTACAGGGCAGCGTGTTAATCAAAAGTCTCTAGAAAATATAGCAACTACATCTGCCCTTTAG
- a CDS encoding terpene synthase family protein has translation MNEIIFPDLYCPFPSKINKYVDVMENCSLEWVRRFDLLANESSYQRFSKSKFFLLAAHAYPECQLEELKIANNWLSWVFIWDDQCDLSELGKQPKVVKMFHKRFLEILHGAELTSQDIPLSHALRDLRQQTLQRASKEWFVHLVHGFEEWFHGYAQEATIRAQKIVPDVNTYILLRRSSVGVNIFLTLTELCHQFTVNNFLRNHHLLNQIKLMTGQIIAWSNDIFSAHREMASGDVHNLVLVLSYYQKITVEEAMNKVAAMHDQEVKYLLNLEASIQSFGEELDAQIAAYISGCHAWIRSNLDWYFSSDRYQTVKRLELVESLELVEV, from the coding sequence ATGAACGAGATTATTTTCCCTGATTTATACTGCCCATTTCCATCTAAAATCAATAAATATGTTGATGTTATGGAAAACTGTTCTTTAGAATGGGTGCGACGCTTCGATCTTCTAGCAAATGAATCATCATATCAGCGTTTTTCAAAATCAAAATTTTTTTTGCTAGCTGCACATGCATATCCTGAATGCCAACTTGAAGAACTTAAAATTGCTAATAACTGGTTAAGTTGGGTGTTTATTTGGGATGATCAATGCGATTTGTCAGAATTAGGAAAACAACCTAAAGTTGTAAAAATGTTTCACAAGAGATTTCTAGAAATTTTGCATGGAGCAGAACTTACAAGTCAGGATATACCTCTTAGTCATGCTTTAAGAGATTTACGACAGCAGACCCTCCAAAGAGCCAGCAAAGAATGGTTTGTTCACTTAGTTCACGGTTTTGAGGAATGGTTCCACGGATATGCCCAAGAAGCAACAATCCGCGCTCAAAAAATAGTACCTGATGTTAATACTTACATATTATTACGTAGATCAAGCGTAGGAGTAAATATTTTCCTCACTTTGACTGAACTTTGCCACCAATTTACAGTGAATAATTTTCTCCGAAATCACCACTTACTGAACCAGATAAAACTAATGACAGGACAAATTATTGCTTGGTCTAACGATATCTTTTCAGCACATAGAGAAATGGCTAGTGGTGATGTTCATAATCTTGTATTAGTACTATCTTATTACCAAAAAATTACTGTGGAGGAAGCAATGAATAAAGTTGCTGCAATGCACGATCAAGAAGTCAAATATCTTCTGAACTTAGAAGCATCTATTCAATCTTTTGGAGAAGAGTTAGATGCTCAAATTGCAGCATATATCTCAGGGTGTCATGCATGGATACGTAGTAATCTCGATTGGTATTTTTCCTCGGATCGCTATCAAACTGTAAAAAGACTAGAGTTAGTAGAAAGTTTAGAGCTAGTTGAAGTATAG